One Periophthalmus magnuspinnatus isolate fPerMag1 chromosome 15, fPerMag1.2.pri, whole genome shotgun sequence genomic window carries:
- the LOC129456866 gene encoding uncharacterized protein LOC129456866, whose amino-acid sequence MAGHLLILFISVHFVVKGQVLLAPTLTVEPKLIIDSDLVHLKCQTIFKDSQCYFTFDYSEYKTFPCQHTLSGQKLRSLVNKRSPADVTVTCLYVTKSGSSRQSNKIMVHMRDLARPSLSVEPSVITEIDSVTLHCQPPDFTSQSLCYFILNGVVQSSSTCVQTVRGSDLLKDQSPPAQVKVQCFYTINGKWTNSPHSNGQTVTIQNLARPSLSVEPSVITETDSVTLHCQPPDFTSDSLCYFILNGVVQSSSTCVQTVRGSDLLKDQSPPAQVKVQCFYTINGKWTNSSESSEQTVTIQRG is encoded by the exons ATGGCCGGACATCTGCTCATCCTCTTCATCA GTGTCCATTTTGTCGTCAAAGGACAAG TTCTTTTAGCTCCTACACTGACAGTGGAGCCAAAGCTTATCATCGACTCAGACCTGGTTCACTTAAAGTGTCAGACTATATTTAAAGACTCTCAGTGCTACTTCACTTTTGATTATTCAGAATACAAAACATTCCCCTGTCAGCACACACTGAGTGGACAGAAGCTGCGGTCTTTAGTGAACAAGCGCTCTCCAGCCGACGTGACAGTAACATGTCTGTACGTTACAAAATCAGGCTCATCTCGACAAAGTAACAAGATCATGGTCCACATGAGAG ACCTGGCTCGTCCCTCTTTGTCTGTAGAACCATCAGTGATCACAGAGATAGACTCAGTTACTCTGCACTGTCAGCCTCCAGACTTTACCTCTCAGTCTCTGTgctactttattttaaatggagTCGTCCAGAGCAGCTCCACCTGTGTCCAGACTGTGAGAGGATCAGATCTGCTGAAGGACCAGAGTCCTcctgctcaagtaaaagtccaGTGTTTTTACACAATCAATGGGAAATGGACCAATTCTCCCCACAGCAATGGACAAACTGTCACCATTCAGA ACCTGGCTCGTCCCTCTTTGTCTGTAGAACCATCAGTGATCACAGAGACAGACTCAGTTACTCTGCACTGTCAGCCTCCAGACTTTACCTCTGATTCTCTGTgctactttattttaaatggagTCGTCCAGAGCAGCTCCACCTGTGTCCAGACTGTGAGAGGATCAGATCTGCTGAAGGACCAGAGTCCTCCTGCTCAAGTTAAAGTCCAGTGTTTTTACACAATCAATGGGAAATGGACCAATTCTTCTGAAAGCAGTGAACAAACTGTCACCATTCAGA GGGGTTGA